In Plasmodium gaboni strain SY75 chromosome 8, whole genome shotgun sequence, the sequence aatattcttctctatttttttattttattaatatttttcttatgCTTCCTTCcttccttttttttttttttttttcttcttcttttctCTCTTACGAATAATATTAACCCTTTTAATAAACATCTAGTGCTGTACacaattttatttttttttttattttttggCATGcatcataaaataaatagaatcacttaaaaaaaaataaaaaagaaaagaaaaataagatatgtataatatatatatatatataaagttataatatatatatatatatgtttttaaaaatatgtgatctaaaaatattatatatatataatatatttttttttttttttttttatttgttacatgtattatttataatgttgtgtacttatatatattatacataccaaattatgtacatatttatatataacaaaaaaaaaaaaataatataatataattatttatttacatgtattttataaaaaaatttaaggtatttattaaataaataaataaatatatatatatatatatatattcggttataataatatattctttttttagAGTTATACAATTTGgtgtatatttaaaataaaaataaattaaaacatataaaaaaaaaacatcATAATTTTGCCTCCCCCccttattttattatcttttacTAAGTATATCtaagtattattattattattattatatatataaatgaataaataaatatatatatatatatgtatgtatatatatatttatatatttatttatttatagaaaattaaaaaaaaagaaaaaaaaaattaaataattaatttataatataattttttttatttccttattatttttttattttataaatattatattattatgctttatgtgaatatatttttcttaaataataaaaacagGAAAATAAgagaatattatatatatatatatatatatatatatatatatataaagaaataataataaaacatattttttttatatagaaAGAATATGAGAGCatacaaaatatttgaaaaaaaaaaaaaaaaaattcttatttttttcctatatttaataataattatttaaataaataaaatatttaaaaaaaaaaaaaaaaaaaaaaaaaaaaaatacacTTATTAGATAAtagcatatatatataaatatatatttatatatatatatatatatatatatatatatatatatatattttgagtatggtattttattatttatttttactcttgtattaaaagaaaaattatttatttaagAACCTTGATTAAAATTTgtcatataattattatatatatatatatatatatatatattacatatagatttatatgtatattatatttttattcatatttattagaataatttattaaatatttattttatatatgtatatacaaaaattatTCTACATGTATATAGgtgtatataaaataatataactaagaaaaaaaaaaaaaaaaaaaaaaaaaaaaaaaaaaaaaaaaaaaattatattacattAGATTAGATTAGATTAaatctttttatattttcattttttaattattaaattttgttaataaaaaaaaatatggtAAATTTTATTACGTATGCTTTGctaaaatatatatattttcgTTCAGACAgttttttaaatatatagagAGAAAgacaatataaaaaaattttaatattacattcatatatatatatatatatatatatatatatgtatatattttatttctataattataaaacgtaaagaaaatttaaaagataattaaaattgtgatatgtatatgttatatgccttaatatttttatgtatatacattatatatatataatatataatatatgtttgtatttatataaaaatatatatatatatatatatatatatatatataataattaatatttttaattcgAATCAATTTACccttatttttattttcatttcttttattttttgacCCTTATTAAAATTAGAAATAATACATACTTAAAccgaaaaaaaaaaaaaaaaaaaaaaaaaaaaagagaaaaaaatatattacatattagcatatatattatatatgtgtgcatatttctatattaaAACTGCGTGCCtaatacttttttttttttctacatATTTTTTGACCCTTATTAAAATTAGAAATAATACATACTTAAAccgaaaaaaaaaaaaaaaaaaaaaaaaaaaaaagagaaaaaaatatattacatattagcatatatattatatatgtgtgcatatttctatattaaAACTGCGTGCCtaatacttttttttttttctacatatataaaatattatatatatatatatatatatatatacatatatacatatatacatatacttaacagttatatttattaagactaaatatttaatattttattatttgaatgatcaaatataattaaataatttgtaacataatatataaatgcatacataaaatatatattttcttgttcctatatatatatatataagaacACAACATATGATCCTATAAGatcattttatatatataatgttgTAAAATGCATGAAATTTTATGAGcacctttttttttttatttctttttaataaatatataaaagcttttaaaatatatatttatacaaattttatttattaaataaaaatataaaaatattcacatatatatatatatatatatatatatatatatatatgcatcTATTTATGTATCCATTTATGTATCTATATTTGTGTGTAAATATTTAAGCCTACATGttgtgaaaaaaaaagaaacagcacacttattatatatatatatatatatatatatatatatatatttatatttttttatttatttatatatatatatattttttttttatatcattttaaaaaaaaaaaaactttccatattaaacatatttattattatccatatttttaaaaacaatctctaatattatttgtatcaTCAAAATGAATCGTGGTCCATGTCAAAACGAGAAAAAGAGACGTCGCAGAAAGagagagaaaaaaaaaaagagagAACTCATAAAATCATTAAGAATTTTGCAACAAATAAACAAAACAAATCATCGTAATCaaataaaaggaaataaaCAAGAGTcaataattaaatatataaaaggactaggaaaaattaaaaaaagtaataacgatatttttaaaataacaaataagCCCACAAgatacaaaaaaaattataactTCACAAGACAACaaattcataaaaataaaataattattcaaagaaatatttttcaaactactatttttaataatgattCTATTCATAAACAGGAGCAcagaaatataaaaaaatgttctCTTTTTATAACAGACAAAGGAAGTAAATCTATAGATACTTCCtctacaaaaaaaaatcaaaacaaaaatattcaaaatattcaaaatattcAAAACAATTGCCATCTACAGAATGCATCAAATAACATAATCATTTCAGAAGAAACATAttcaataaaatataacaatCTTATAGATATACCTAGACACTTTctaaaatataaaaattatgataataatatgaagaaaaatacACATCAAAATTATAGTAATGCacaaaatgataatgaaaatacaagcaattataataatacttaTATGAATAATCAAATGAATTATAACAATGACTCTGGAATGAATTCACACCTCACTAAACGTAATAACATTAGCAATGACTTTGGAGGAGAAGACAGTGatagtagtaataataGGAAGAACAAAGAATATTCATATGAAGAAAGTGATGAAGAGGAAGAGGAAGatgaaaaggaaaaaaaaaaaaaaaaggaagatgaaaaaaaaaagcaaaGTAAAAATGAcaatgataataaaaataagaatgataataaaaataagaatgataataaaaatgagaatgataataaaaatatgaatgataataaaaatatgaatgataataaaaatatgaatgataataaaaatatgaatgataataaaaatgagAAGGATCATAATAAACCACGTGAAAGTTATTCtaataaacaaaatgtATATGATCATACATGTGAACCAAAAATTGAAAgagaaaatattaaagaagATGAACAAATTCAAAAGATATATTCCAATcatgataataattataataataattataataataattattttaataaaattcaTCATACTAATAATAGCAATACTAAAAATTTTCAAAACCATATTAATACTTCTAACAACAgtctttttaaaaatgattaCATACAACATACTAAAGATCTTGAAACAAACGAAGCGTGCAAAAGCATCAACTCTATCAGATCTATATGTTCAGATATCGATCATgtaaacaaatataatcaGTGTcatcaaaaaaaaacaagGCATGGTACCACTTCAAGTGGCAACGATAATGAATCTAGTGTTTTTAATATGGCCAATAATGAACTCTCATGTTTTTATTCAAACAATTCAGATGTTTTGCATTTTTTAAGTAGTAAAGAGAAAGAGATAGATGATGTGATTTCAATGGAAGGAGCAGATGAAGAAAAAGGAgaagatgaagaaaaaggagaagatgaagaaggagaagatgaagatgaagatgaagatgaagatgaagaagatgaaGACATAAGCAAAGATGATGAAGACATAAACGAAGAAGATGAAGACATAAACGAACACTTTAACTTAGACAAAGTACATGATGATATTCTTTCAATATACCAGGATCAAAAAgacaaaataaataaaaatgaaagtTATGATCATACACATAATATTCATTTCAAATGTGTTCAAGACAATAATGACATTCTAAATACCGATCGGTCATATAGGAAggaacaaaatatatataatttgaataaggtacatataaataataaccAAACAAAATATGATGAAGAATCTTGCAGCcaaatgaataatattcatacaaataatattcatacaaataatattcatacaaataatattcatacaaataatattcatacaaataatattcatacaaataatatttatacatataatacccttacaaatataaattcaaAAAGGAAGACAAATCAATGTAGTAATAAACCAGACATATATAAGAATTCCATTATGAAACAAACTAGTATGAGTGATGTAGAGGATGGATGTTCATATTACCATTCAAGTTGTGAGTCTGCTTATGACGATTATgtttgtaataataaaatagaCTCATACAATAATACTATTGACATATCTGAACACAACCAAGAAAATCTATTTGTTTATAAGGAAGAAAATATGTTCTTTCTAAAAAGAAAATCAGATATAGAAGAGGGTGTCAATAATAATGACGATATTATACatcatataaatacaataaAGGATGATAAAAAGAAGAGAATAAAAGTTGCAATTGTAGGTGCAGGTATGGCTGGTTTATCTGCtgcatatatattaaaaaataatgatatagATGTAACAATATATGAAGCAAGTAATCGAATAGGTGGTagatttttttattctaATGAGGTAGATAAAAGTTATATAGGTCAAGTTGATTTGTTTATACATCGAAAAAATCCTCtaattaatttttgtttaaaaaaaaatatatattgtgataatataaataaacatttatatagacaatatatatattataaggATAGGAAGatttataaatatcaaCTTCGAAATGAATTTTTTAGAGTaatcaaaaaattaagatattcatatgagcatttatttcatatgaaacatataaagaataatataaaaaataaaaagaaattaatatatacatcaTTAGGTGAAGCaattaaatatgaaataaaaaaaatgaaaaaagaaaataattataaatatatatatatacaattatatatatattatattgaaaCATATTTAGGTCTAGATATTAATTCTTTATCaattcaatatattttttataatataaattttttagatatatataaaaatatttgttgTCCTCTTGAGttaaatgaaattattaagacattaaaagaaaatgtaaacatagagaaaaataaaattgttaataaaatattttcttataatgATCATATCaaattatcttttaaaaatcatatagattctaaattatatgattattgTATTCTAACAGTTCCTATTGGTGTTTTAAAGGATAGTGTTCGATTCTTTCAGACAAAAAAAGAcaaaaggaaaaaaaaatataacaatctaaacaaaaataaaaataaaaataaacaaaacGAAACGTATGATATTCAACATAATCATCAAAAGGAAAAGgatatacaaaaaaatataaacataaatataaataaaaataaaagtaatgatataaataaaaataataatataaataaaaataataatataaataaaaatataaataataatataaataataatataaatatttttatgaaaaaaatacataagaagaaaaagaatcctaataattatcatgaggaaaacaacaaaaatattctacaaaataatgagaaattatttttaaaaaaaaatacaacatatatgaataattcAGATAATATAAGTGATTATTTAATAGATAATATTGAATTAACAACAAGCGAAAAAGAAActaataatatgaatgaaaCAGATATGCAAAAGgacaaaaatataagtcataataataatataaattatctTAACAATGCAGAGTGGGGTTcttatcatcataattattCTTTCCATAATATAACTAGCgatgaacaaaataaaccatatgaaaataaacacacatgcataaaaaaaaaaaataccAATCTTCAGagttataaatataatcTTAAGAACAAcgatttatataattataattctgaggaaaataatatcaaatatgaaaaaagaaaaaaggaTGATACAAATAACCACTCTTGTGAGGAATGTCAACATAAAAAGcaagataataaaataaattgtAACAATGTGAAtcaattatataatatatttatagaaaatgaaaaaaattccaaaaaaaatgatagaaaaaataatagaaaaaatcataatgataaaaaCACAGGACTGATCGAATTTATTCCTAAGCTACCTGAATGGAAAATTAATAGTATAAAAAGATTAGGTgtaacaaaaaataataaaataatagtaaaattaaaagaacctttttttaattcacATCAAAATgttgttttatattttaataatgatcAACTAACACGtgataaaaaaagaaaaggacacttaaaaaaaacacaacaaaataaaaattatgaacatgataatatattagCTCATCCATTAAATGTTTCTAAAAGAAATAAGTTAGCTACACAAGAGGGTTATTCAGTCGAATTTGAAAGACATAAAGAAAACATTAAAAAGGACAACATcaacaataaaaaaaaaaaaataaaaaaaaaaaaaataataataaaaaataataataataataataatagttaTAGTTATAGTTATAGTTGTAGTAGTAATGATGATGGTGAAAAGAAAACTCAACGCAgaaataacaaaataaatgaaaataataataatacaaacaatcataataatatctCTGAATTCTTTTCAATGAAtgattttaaaaaaaataaggaagaaaaatatatagacgttcaaaataaaataaaaaataaattattttatcacaatgaagaagatatatgcgaagaagataatataaCCACATCACCTGAAAGAAActcatcatatataattaaaaataatatggaaataactcataatacaaataatgGAGATACAcctaataataattatatgaatatattcGATTGCTTTCTcgaaaaaaataataataaaaaaaatgacaataataatagtaataacattattaaacaagtatcatataattatagtATAAATAATCAAGAATTATTCAACAACACTGAAACAAAAGAGACGAATGTTGTTATAAATTCAATgagtgataataatgaaaataattgtaaagaaataaaagtacaaaaaattaataatattaaaaaaaatatttttagGCTACCTTcaaaaaaatggaaaaaagaaataacATACAATAAAGAAAgtaaattaataaaatatttaaagaatgaaaatttaattgataaaaataaaatttttctttcatatAATAGTGATGTAACAATAAAGAATCCATTTAGTcatatcatattttatagTTCTCATCCTGTAATAgctttatatttaaagagtaatatattaagtaggaaaaataaaaataaaaataaaaaaaataataatatcaacaatatgaataatatcaacaataataataataataatacatataatgaTTATCTTAATTATAACCCATATTGTGATCAAGGGCAAACCATTAAGAAAATGTGCAGACACTTTCTTAATATAATGCTTCCAGGTCTTAAAATTgaaaagatatatttttatgattggaataataattatttttttagaGGAAACATTtcttatttaaaaaaaaaaagctTGATAATAGATAAAGATATCTTGTCATTCCCTATTAAGAGATTATTATTTGCAGGTGAACATACTTATCATAGTGAATGTAATTCTTTAGTAAATTCTTATCTGAGTGGAAAAAGGGAAGCATATAGAATCAT encodes:
- a CDS encoding hypothetical protein (conserved Plasmodium protein, unknown function), with the protein product MNRGPCQNEKKRRRRKREKKKKRELIKSLRILQQINKTNHRNQIKGNKQESIIKYIKGLGKIKKSNNDIFKITNKPTRYKKNYNFTRQQIHKNKIIIQRNIFQTTIFNNDSIHKQEHRNIKKCSLFITDKGSKSIDTSSTKKNQNKNIQNIQNIQNNCHLQNASNNIIISEETYSIKYNNLIDIPRHFLKYKNYDNNMKKNTHQNYSNAQNDNENTSNYNNTYMNNQMNYNNDSGMNSHLTKRNNISNDFGGEDSDSSNNRKNKEYSYEESDEEEEEDEKEKKKKKEDEKKKQSKNDNDNKNKNDNKNKNDNKNENDNKNMNDNKNMNDNKNMNDNKNMNDNKNEKDHNKPRESYSNKQNVYDHTCEPKIERENIKEDEQIQKIYSNHDNNYNNNYNNNYFNKIHHTNNSNTKNFQNHINTSNNSLFKNDYIQHTKDLETNEACKSINSIRSICSDIDHVNKYNQCHQKKTRHGTTSSGNDNESSVFNMANNELSCFYSNNSDVLHFLSSKEKEIDDVISMEGADEEKGEDEEKGEDEEGEDEDEDEDEDEEDEDISKDDEDINEEDEDINEHFNLDKVHDDILSIYQDQKDKINKNESYDHTHNIHFKCVQDNNDILNTDRSYRKEQNIYNLNKVHINNNQTKYDEESCSQMNNIHTNNIHTNNIHTNNIHTNNIHTNNIHTNNIYTYNTLTNINSKRKTNQCSNKPDIYKNSIMKQTSMSDVEDGCSYYHSSCESAYDDYVCNNKIDSYNNTIDISEHNQENLFVYKEENMFFLKRKSDIEEGVNNNDDIIHHINTIKDDKKKRIKVAIVGAGMAGLSAAYILKNNDIDVTIYEASNRIGGRFFYSNEVDKSYIGQVDLFIHRKNPLINFCLKKNIYCDNINKHLYRQYIYYKDRKIYKYQLRNEFFRVIKKLRYSYEHLFHMKHIKNNIKNKKKLIYTSLGEAIKYEIKKMKKENNYKYIYIQLYIYYIETYLGLDINSLSIQYIFYNINFLDIYKNICCPLELNEIIKTLKENVNIEKNKIVNKIFSYNDHIKLSFKNHIDSKLYDYCILTVPIGVLKDSVRFFQTKKDKRKKKYNNLNKNKNKNKQNETYDIQHNHQKEKDIQKNINININKNKSNDINKNNNINKNNNINKNINNNINNNINIFMKKIHKKKKNPNNYHEENNKNILQNNEKLFLKKNTTYMNNSDNISDYLIDNIELTTSEKETNNMNETDMQKDKNISHNNNINYLNNAEWGSYHHNYSFHNITSDEQNKPYENKHTCIKKKNTNLQSYKYNLKNNDLYNYNSEENNIKYEKRKKDDTNNHSCEECQHKKQDNKINCNNVNQLYNIFIENEKNSKKNDRKNNRKNHNDKNTGLIEFIPKLPEWKINSIKRLGVTKNNKIIVKLKEPFFNSHQNVVLYFNNDQLTRDKKRKGHLKKTQQNKNYEHDNILAHPLNVSKRNKLATQEGYSVEFERHKENIKKDNINNKKKKIKKKKIIIKNNNNNNNSYSYSYSCSSNDDGEKKTQRRNNKINENNNNTNNHNNISEFFSMNDFKKNKEEKYIDVQNKIKNKLFYHNEEDICEEDNITTSPERNSSYIIKNNMEITHNTNNGDTPNNNYMNIFDCFLEKNNNKKNDNNNSNNIIKQVSYNYSINNQELFNNTETKETNVVINSMSDNNENNCKEIKVQKINNIKKNIFRLPSKKWKKEITYNKESKLIKYLKNENLIDKNKIFLSYNSDVTIKNPFSHIIFYSSHPVIALYLKSNILSRKNKNKNKKNNNINNMNNINNNNNNNTYNDYLNYNPYCDQGQTIKKMCRHFLNIMLPGLKIEKIYFYDWNNNYFFRGNISYLKKKSLIIDKDILSFPIKRLLFAGEHTYHSECNSLVNSYLSGKREAYRIIERLNKIIYMDKLTKCFYNNNNNNIYNNNIYNNNIYNIHNIHNMHNTHNIHYDDDDVRSSLLYKYKPNNSKETIINNICTNCFIYIYDDEIVGLNKKEYDMWFNNIRCIFCNETQSINKYFIGIIKLKHRNGKNVKYTCHKECLYFNNYTFNHIYGNRYFNLTILFNHLFHKKCSVCLFNFPSLKCSIYNCYNFIHLNCAYNFLSWPNYSKTSRHEILYCYEHQYMHGTNHNYHGIKNRNTQPNIKTNKQIFKNNKKTKRKQQNIITLSDSISNSNNSNNNNSNDYYYNNNNNNNIVQDVFMXXXXXXXXXXXXXXXXXXXXXXXXXXXXXXXXXXXXXXXXXXXXXXXXXXXXXXXXXXXXXXXXXXXXXXXXXXXXXXXXXXXXXXXXXXXXXXXXXXXXYSNSLICRLLSNYYKQIRKEKKRLIHNRSCLKNGSVPLERKKYINIKNNRNTRGDNINGDDTNGSDTNSIDTNNRNNNKSSSDSIEISDYSKEIWSSSVSSRDPFLSHINRNMTCKINKINEKKNIPTEESLCTSASNITYFNTEKVDVDVDKYLKKDILNNVYNENILQMKEDELGLPYDSNRRTEKRVHTQYRNDKCDNMNNMNNMNNNFIPPSNIPYYKNTKFYDPPKNHTQHHNILHMDHMSNNKNTYKNKIPKEQICKKKQTYPPDINILNEKKNSNKDLLNYNNNKLELLYNLYLQHNKLKEKLHADAHKENKHHSIENELLENYYKILYRNIQSDNMSGRGFFPKISAETKKKHDDNNKNDDNNNKNDNNNNNNNNNNNKNYDDNNKNYDNNNNKNYDNNNYDGGNNYYYDDAQKKIFYRRQENNYVDPERKIKNKEVSYDNYNKPTFLNINNVNNINMTSNTLTRNNQDNINKKYINNDDGDDDNNICIDKCNSNMKKKNLMKILKNKETKKSTNKTYDQNVHIKNNLYLIKNKKNIKNNEHIKLIQKNVTIRDNEPEYNQNQTSYNNILINDITNVEKKKKRRKKKNTIQQECMFKKKNTENYHATKEPYVNLLMKCLSQSKNKDQFLSILLNMKKENNNVNINKDGNAYNNITNGNKYDNITNGNTYDSQINGNTYDSQINDNTCNNTNHNFVDLNKYEERNSLTNIPSNNFQKKRKRKLFPSVENIKNDMNSYPSDLKYNLRKKQKNNNYLINDNNMKDIQNISESQNILNKLNLPVEINLDINEHIFNNNSKMKENINTGEEKNINNVSDNNIMNKLDKDINNTIEERQNIIDKNDDKNDDNNDNNNNNNKRRRRRRRKNKQKSDIDKSKIKLINDSILMNYEKNKHIFMPHNYSPSSSFENKENSNILSCFLNKEQVNHNIKCDQNKNIYLLKALNMKKQVYPNKNNNILHNLQETLKKGILTTQNKENKKYTNANISGDMHTKLVGSQSLNSSIYTDASIKSVPTKIIKSYSTSDIIIGDKKKDQLNHNHNKNDGDNHNKNDGDNHNNNDGDNHNDNHNDNHNNNDGDNHNNNDGENNNYYNNIYEYEKILKILTDNKNFWEKINLTRSQSNVLLPTQETHANINNHHNSLLNKKNNKTFDDNLLDIYKQFKKVGEISKIGNLKDNKNDHNNKSCSDSEKTNVFDLDLLNITYSNQKNEIQHINNKGKKHITNVFMKKEKNINNINVDNKDILLTDEETNIDNIDNIDNIDNNDNIDNIDNIDNINNINNNDNINNINNINNHINNNNHINNNDNINNVHEKDNSIGFIKTDNDIITLNMKTQMNHQINNNKDIYTNKGKYKKYIKNYVNINNMSNTNMIHNNNINNDPAKSTCDNDQKYEYHITSKEYGKHNNDNDMFKCDLIQNNLINKLHTDIQYNITDNSLAQDEEYNNLSIYTKKKKKKDNNN